The following proteins are encoded in a genomic region of Oryza brachyantha chromosome 11, ObraRS2, whole genome shotgun sequence:
- the LOC102716459 gene encoding uncharacterized protein LOC102716459 has product MGEQPARGTSAAAAPLIPPPSEIDIEAGAGDQFQCRICLETDGRDFIAPCKCKGTSKYVHRDCLDHWRAVKEGFAFSHCTTCKAPYYLRVHVHTDRKWRTLKFRFFVTRDILFIFVLVQFVISALAYLVHFIDGYQNYWLRTAWGFDNEVSFYYICGALLFFALLGLSGCFITCYDRRVRNDLAQPCRELCLCCCQPGMCADCHLPGTLCMWTDCTTCFEGCATTAGECGGCLGGAGEAGLPLLFIMGVIVLGLFTVIGIFYSVLVATMVGQRIWQRHYHILAKRMLTKEYVVEDVDGERADWCPPPLPSEHVQQLKSLGLL; this is encoded by the exons ATGGGGGAGCAGCCGGCGAGGGGGAcgtctgcggcggcggcgccgctgatcccgccgccgtcggagaTCGACATcgaggccggcgccggggacCAGTTCCAGTGCCGGATCTGCCTCGAGACCGACG GGAGGGACTTCATCGCGCCGTGCAAGTGCAAAGGGACGTCCAAGTACGTCCACCGCGACTGCCTCGACCACTGGAGAGCCGTCAAG GAGGGATTTGCATTTTCTCATTGCACCACCTGTAAGGCTCCTTATTACTTGAGGGTTCATGTCCACACTGACAGGAAATGGCGAACACTGAAATTCCGTTTCTTCGTGACTAGAGATATACTATTCATCTTTGTTCTAGTGCAGTTT GTTATCTCTGCACTGGCATATTTGGTACATTTTATTGATGGATACCAGAATTACTGGTTGAGGACGGCTTGGGGATTTGATAATGAAGTTAGTTTTTATTACATATGTG GGGCCTTGCTATTTTTTGCTTTGCTTGGGTTATCAGGATGCTTCATAACTTGTTATGACCGAAGAGTACGGAATGACCTGGCACAGCCTTGTCGAGAGTTATGTCTTTGTTGCTGCCAACCAGG GATGTGTGCCGATTGCCATCTTCCTGGTACTCTCTGCATGTGGACGGATTGCACTACATGCTTTGAGGGCTGCGCGACCACAGCTGGAGAATGTGGTGGTTGCTTGGGAGGTGCTGGAGAAGCAGGGTTACCATTGCTCTTCATCATGGGAGTAATCGTGCTTGGACTATTTACAGTTATTGGCATTTTCTACAGTGTCTTGGTAGCAACCATGGTGGGTCAGCGGATATGGCAGAGACATTACCATATTCTTGCAAAGCGAATGTTAACCAAG GAATATGTTGTAGAAGATGTTGATGGTGAGCGTGCAGATTGGTGCCCGCCGCCACTCCCTTCAGAGCATGTCCAACAGCTAAAATCTCTGGGACTTCTATAG